Part of the Lotus japonicus ecotype B-129 chromosome 6, LjGifu_v1.2 genome, TGCAGGATAAAATTTGGCATTCTTTTCCAAAAAGATAATCGGCAAATATTTAACGATATTCCATACAGTTATTTTAATTAATCATATGTATGTATAATCCCTAGGTTTCTGGAGTCAAATGATCCTGCAGCACACATCATTAGCCTGCTTCAAGacagttcaaaaaaaatatcccTAGAAGAAGATTTTCTGAAAAAGAGTGATGGGAAAACCATCGAGCTACTCAAAGATCTCGCTGAAGTATATTGTTTACTTCATAACTCCATAATATTATTTATGTTCGTCCTACTAACATATGTTACAGTTATTTAttaatgctatttttttttacagaaatCATTTTGTGTTGTACTTGGTACTGTTAAGTATATTGCAGAGGGTATGGTCTGGCATTACCCTGCGTGCAAGTGTAGCAAGAAAGTGTATCCTGCCGATGGCATGTATTTTTGTGATACATGTAACCGTCATGTTGTTTCTCCAACTCACAAGTTTAGAATTCAACTAAGGGTTATGGATTCAAAAGACACCGCTACATTTGCGTTATTTGATCAGGAGGCGTCTGCACTGCTGAACAAGTCATGTTCAGATCTGCTTGAAACTTATGTATGAATTTAAGTTAAATGGAATGGAATTCATCTGCCATTACAAATATTGCTAATTAACGACAATAATATATCTGTTGATTATTTCAGGGTTCTGATCCTCTCACAATTCCCACGGAAATCTTGAATTTGATTGACAAAACATATTTGTTCAAGATTGAAGTTGCAAACAATTATCACTCAAAGTTTGAAAAGTCTTATCGTGTCAAAAAGATTTGTGCCGATCCAGAAGTTATCAATAATTTTAGAGCTGCAATGACATTTCAACCTGTAATTAGTTGCCATGATCCatgtatattttaattttgtagaGTTTTACCTCATGATCAATGAAAACTCTTATTTCAATTTATTGCAGGATGGTTCTGATCCATTTCTTACCATGACAACACAAACTTCTGGATCAAAGTCTGAGGCATCTTCGTCGGGATTGGCTAAGGTATGAGACTTTATTTAAAATTCATACACTTAAATCAAACgttgttatttaattttttttattattataggATCTCAATGATGCTTTTGTGGATGCTGGCGATCTCAATAAAGATGAATCTCAAAGTGATAAGATTGCTGATCTACCTTCTAATACTCTACTTTGTACCCCAAACAACGGTAAATCAGTATTGTCAGATGATATTGATGGTGATCCAAACGCAATCAAACAGTCGTACAAAATGCAAATGGAGCCTGTTCAGGAGTTGAGGAATCAGAAAATAAAGGTACTActtataaatttaattacacaattccttaatttacaatttaatatgttatttttttgtATTAATACGCTTATTTTTATTGATTACAGGATCTTCAATCTCAAATTGCTGCTGTTGTTGCTGGAAGCTGTGTAGCAGATCCGTCCGTAGGCGGTACTCACGGAGATCTGGCTGTCGTAGTtcctgatgatgatggtggtacCAAAGCAAGTCCGATTGCGAAGAGGCCCATTCCTCCCGATGCTGATTTGGATGGAAAAATTAAGCTACTCAAATCAGTGAAGAAAGAGAAGATATGAGGATATGAATTAATTACTCTTGCTATTTCCCTTTTAAATAAAAGATAACTATTGTCCATATGGGGCCAATCGTTATCCAGCCAATTTTCCATTCACGATTATGGATGTTTTTAATATTGTCTTTTTGGCGAGATGTCGCATGGTTTAAGTTTGACTTTTTCATTCTGGAATAAATTTGTGTTAAGGTTATTTATCTTGAGTCCATTAAATCTGTATGCGTTGATGGAATTGCCAATTTGGTATTCTTTTGTAGACTATTTATCATGGTTTtatgtaattatttatttcacCGAAATTTCGTTTCAATCATGAAAACCTATCTCACTCACGTTTTAAACGATTGCCTATGGCTAAGTGAATATGTGAGGAAAATTGTGAGATGTTTTCCTCTTATTTAAACTACAAAAACTAAGTTGTGTTTCCATAGACAATATATCAATAAAAACATGGAGAGAATTAATTGTAGGCTATTTTTTTGTTGAAGATTATCttcataaaaaattaagttacgGGTTTAATGCATTGCCGACGCAGTTGAAAATAATTTATGATACAAATTTGCGAGAATGtcaaatattgattttattgTGTAGAATAGTtgatgaaaattaaaattaaatcctAAGATATAATTCAATGTTATTTTTCGCTGAGACttatattcaaaaaaaaattcaatattaggatttaatgcACTTGGAATAGATGACAATAATTTATGGtacaaattcaaaaaaaaaaatcctaagaTATTATTAAGTTTTATTTCCAATTACCAcggcaattaccatgtatggtCTTAATTGGGAATAGGTTTAAAAATTGTCAGAATTGAATTAGTTGATGAAAAGTCAAActttgaatttctttataatgttgttgattcttttGACCCTAAAACAATCAACATTAACTacacatttaaatttaattatggtAAACCGTGAGCCTCTCTTAAATAAGAGTCATTCACGGCCTACAAAATTAATACACTTTTATCATTAAATACTATTTAATGAGAATCAGAAGTGCTAAAATAATGACTACCGTAATGATTCTCTTTGATCATTACAAAGTTATTCATGGCACAATAAAAAAATCCTAAATCTAAGGGAAAAATAGACTCCACTCTCTAAGAATGATGTAAATCTGGCCATGACTGAAGTtggtaaatttaaaattgatgaaTTAGTTGATGAAAAGTCAAActttgaatttctttataatgttgttgattcttttGACCCTAAAACAATCAACATTAACTacacatttaaatttaattatcgTAAACCGTGAGCCTCTCTTAAATAAGAGTCATTCACGGCCTACAAAAATAATACACTTTTATCATTAAATACTATTTAATGAGAATCAGAATTGCTAAAATAATGACTACCGTAATGATTCTCTTTGATCATTACAAAGTTATTCATGGCACAATAAAAAAATCCTAAATCTAAGGGAAAAATAGACTCCACTCTCTAAGAATGATGTAAATCTGGCCATGACTGAAGTtggtaaatttaaaattgatgaaTTAGTTGATGAAAAGTCAAActttgaatttctttataatgttgttgattcttttGACCCTAAAACAATCAACATTAACTacacatttaaatttaattatggtAAACCGTGAGCCTCTCTTAAATAAGAGTCATTCACGGCCTACAAAAATAATACACTTTTATCATTAAATACTATTTAATGAGAATCAGAATTGCTAAAATAATGACTACCGTAATGATTCTCTTTGATCATTACAAAGTTATTCATGGCACAATAAAAAAATCCTAAATCTAAGGGAAAAATAGACTCCACTCTCTAAGAATGATGTAAATCTGGCCATGACTGAAGTtggtaaatttaaaattgaagttttaatgTGAACAATTATGGAATCAATTTACAAAATAAATTAGAATCAATTAATGTGATATCCCATTGTcttaataagaaaaataatcTGCAAGATAAAAACTTTCATTCTTTCCAACATTTCCTTATTTATAAATCACCCTTCTCCTTATATACAGGTTACGTTGATTGTAACGCATACAAGTTCTAAGCTTCTCAGGATTGCTACAAAAATCATCCACCATGACTAAAGATTTTGGAGTTGAATCATGGCTGAACTTCAAAAGTTGGGTTCCTATCCTGAGTTACAAGTGGCGGGTATGCATCAATTCGTTCAACTCCTATATCAACTCTTATGAATTTCCCTTCCCTTAACGTATCTTGCAAATTTACCGTCTCTTTTATATTACTTATGCAGCTTTACGGAGAAATACTTTCAAAAAAGTTCGTGAGTGATTTCAAGGATGAGCTGAGAGAACAATGGACGTTGCAAGACCCTGCTGGTAATTCTCATGTTGTTGTATACAACATGAATATTTCGGATCCACAACTGACAAATGGATTTTATGCGTTACGTGAGTTCTACAAGATTGAAGAAGACTGTCTCTTCTCTCTTCGGTATATGGGTGACTCTCTCTTCCATTTCAATATAAAAGACTATCTCGATAAAGAAGTTATCTATCCAGATAAAGAACAACCGAAAAGCCCTTTGCATCCTGGCATGAATGATTTTCCATTTGATGACGTTCCTCAAGCTGAAACTATTGAAGATCTTGCTTTACCAGATCAGCAGAATGAAGGGCCTAATCCTCCGGTCATCATCCCAGACATCAATCTtcaacatgaattaatatggaCTCACACACTTACCAAGTGTCAAGCTAAGCGGTACATGCTGGTGTGTTGAAATTACATCCAATTCTATTTATATATCTTTGACATTTTGCACTTATTTTGTATCTTAATGTATTAACTTCCATCCTTTTTCCGTTACATGTAGCATGTTCCTAAAAGGGTTAAGCAATACCTCATTCAAGAGGGGCATCAAAGTTGGATTTTCAAAGGTAGTTCCGGCACAGAGGTGGAGTGTAATATCATAATTCCTCCAAGTAAGAGGTAATATCATCAATGTATTAAGAAAAAGACTagtattatataaatttttagACAATTCCTACAAACAATATTGCTGATTTTAGAATgacaaactaaaataaattcaaataaatttatattaatttccaCTTTAAAACAATTATGGATATATATTTaatcatatttaattttaaattaaaagaaattatatgATCTACAAATCACAATagttttttcaaatttaaattcaaataaattaataaacagAGGATTCAACCTAGTCAATTTtcgttctttcaaaaaaaaaaaacataatcaaTTTTCGTGATTCCTAAAAACAATTTACATTTTTTAACAACTAAAATGAATTTAAATAATCTTttcacattaattattatttatttctgaCCGAAAATTTAAGTTGTTATTCAACTAGAAACTAGAACTAAGTCTGAAAGAACAAAATGTTAGATACAAGTAGGAGACACATCGAAAGACAAGGAGTGCATAGATAACCAATGATCATCATTATTTGTGCTCCTACTTACATGGGAAAATGCAATAAAAGGAAAGCCTTAGTCTATTCTATAGATCTCCTGCACTACCATACCCCAATACAAATTATTCTAGTTTAAATACACAAACACAAAGAATGATATGTTCTTATGTGGTTCATCAGGATGAAAATGAATAATCACAAAGAAGAAGTGCTACTATTACCAGACTGGTCCAAGATGCCAACCGAGATGTTGGAGCAGGTTTGCAAGCTTCTTACGATTCCAAATCGGGCTCGATTCATTACTGTGTGCAAAAGTTGGCTTTTTGCTAACACCTCCAAGAAATCCTACCACTGGATACCTGACGCACCATGGCTTGTTAGTAACGACTCCACCAGCACTCAGTTTCAGGTACTGAATCTTAATTTTTAAACATCAAAACTATACATACACACCACATATATCACATTTTTCTCTCTATACCTCTTATCATCATACCATGTCATATCATAtatcaaaaataataatattatattcttAACTTGTATCTCGTTTCTTTATCTCCTCAAagaactgaatccatatcaatTTAGTATCCACGTAAGTTTATAATTATCTAATCCATGTACACCATACATATTTATCAATTGATATGCAATACTTAATTGGTGCCACGAGCGAGACTGTATATTAATTATATCCATCATTtacctctcttctctcttttttctctattatttaatttttgtttagttGGGTGTTtactaaatatttttatttaggtCATAAGCACCACAGACAAGCAAGCCTTCAATATTTACAAACCCTTCAGCCCTTTGCAAAACACCTCAATTGTAGGGTCCTCAAATGGGTGGTTGATTCTCAGATCCGATCAAAGTCTCTTCATCCTCAACCTCTTCTCGAAGCTTCGCCTTGACCTCCCTCCTATTAGAACGATGTCGTGTTTGCTTTGTTCCAAGGGTGATGATTGCTTTGGCATGCACACACCCGTAGCTTTCACAATTTCTATGTGTCCCAACATGAACCCCACCTTGGTCGCAGTAGTCACTTACAAGGGCGAGCTTGGGTGGTGCAAGGTGGGAGACACTACATGGAAAGGTTATCACACAAATGATAAGTTATATACCAATGTAACTTTTCATGATAACAAGCTTTATGCCGTGGTACGAGGTGGTTTGAAGGTGAACATGTTCAAGTATGATGAGGGAGTGCTCATTCAGGTTGGTGAAGAATTttcatttaaatataatattaagtaCTAATATATGTGTTGAAAACAAGTACGAGGCTAAAACTACTGTATTTAAGAATCGTATCCTTAGAAATACATTTCAATTAAATGTTAGTAATAActttatttgattaaaatttaattctttgataaataaatttatagtggatagcttataacttatcatattttatttattttacaattaaataatttaataaaaatattctaTTACCCTTTTTTTTCTTAGGATTTTTTTCGCTCAACCACTAACCTTAATATAATATGTTTCAAACTAACTAaaacaataaattaataattcatttaaaaacatttttatagaaATAATATTCtttctaaaaaatttaaaattttttgtaaatgattttttatattatttgacACTTTACACCTATATCAAACGTATATTTTAGTGTTTTATTCACtcctactttttttttcattacatCCTTCAATTACTTTTatggatttttttaatatttattcaatTTTCGCTCCTTTTACTAGTTTTGTTGGTTCCTCTTTGCAGGTTGGTAGTGTGGTATCCACTAACCCAATTGAACATATTCCCAATTTACCAAGAAGCATTAGGTCCTATTGCATGACCATTTACTTGGTGGAGTGTGGAGGGAAGGTTTTTGTTGTGAAGAGATTCTCTGATGACACCAAATTTCACACACCAACTATAGACTTTATTATTTTTGCGGTGGAAGAAAACTGCACCACGCCTCAGTTGGTGAAGGTGGAGAATTTGGATGACCATGTTTTGTTTGTGGCTAACCTCAACATTGAATGTCTTGATGCGAAGTACTGTCCAAAGTTTCAGCGTGGCAGCGTGTATTTCACTGGCTACTCTGAGAACTCATTCACTACTGAAGTAGGAATGTTTTCAATTTCAGATAGAACTATACATAAGATCTCTCTCACTAACCCCGAGATGCACTCTCCATCTTCAGTTTGGATGATGCCTAGGTTTTCATTTGAATGTGATTGTGAAGTGTGCACCTCTGCACCGTTGTATAGGCCGAGGCAATTGAGGAAAAGACATACGTTGCGTAAAACCAATGTTGTGTGAGTAGTGTTTGATCTTCTAGCAGAGTGAACTTCACAATCTCATAATAATTATTACTTGCATATTCTGGTTTACTAGAAAATAATCTTACAATATTTTGTTCACTTATACATTAGTTTAGCTCATTATATAGTTAATAATATGAATgtgaattgaaaaaatattaatagtTCAAGATGCGAATAAAGATTATAAGACTTGTCTTAAATACATTAAAAGTAGGGATATTAGATGGATCCATTAACTCAAAAACCATCAAATCCATCCGCAATGAATTCCATCCAACTATAAGATGAAAATTAAATGGATAGATAAGATCCATTCACTAAGTTTATTGGACGGATAATGACTTGTCCATAATTTTTTGAACTTTATTGGACTAGgtaacataaaaaaaatgggttaaataaattaaatatgaaacaaaagttttaaataccatctatataattttttacaaattttattttaaaaacattctctctcctcctctttttctttctttctccttgCTCTCCCTCAATAGATCCAAGTTGCATCTAACACGGTAATTGGAGTTCAAAAAAAACACGGTAATTGCACCAAATATATTGTTAGTCAATGGAAGGAAAAGATTCATTCTCTCTGTCATATTGAACATTCTCAATTGTTGGAAGACTACTGCCAAATTTCCTACATGATCTCTGGTGATCATCGTTATGACAATTATATCGTCTATCTACAATCATCATTCTTTAATAAATAGTGCTTGTGTTGTTTAAGTTTAACGACAtcatctt contains:
- the LOC130724740 gene encoding replication factor A protein 1-like; amino-acid sequence: MDMILMDDKGCKIHATVRKTLIYRFQSSLTEGKVYQISYFGVGESGRDFRPTDHPFKINFDIQTSVRLLPNKAINITPYSFVPLADIMYKDLDTSFLIDVIGILTGASGEQDFQKDGTKQKRITIELDQDGVRVECAFFGKYVSEVIAYLSSVDATNAVVVVQCCKIKPFKGKNSIQNVYGATRVLFNPQIQEAAPLRARFLESNDPAAHIISLLQDSSKKISLEEDFLKKSDGKTIELLKDLAEKSFCVVLGTVKYIAEGMVWHYPACKCSKKVYPADGMYFCDTCNRHVVSPTHKFRIQLRVMDSKDTATFALFDQEASALLNKSCSDLLETYGSDPLTIPTEILNLIDKTYLFKIEVANNYHSKFEKSYRVKKICADPEVINNFRAAMTFQPVISCHDPCIF
- the LOC130726756 gene encoding uncharacterized protein LOC130726756; this translates as MTTQTSGSKSEASSSGLAKDLNDAFVDAGDLNKDESQSDKIADLPSNTLLCTPNNGKSVLSDDIDGDPNAIKQSYKMQMEPVQELRNQKIKDLQSQIAAVVAGSCVADPSVGGTHGDLAVVVPDDDGGTKASPIAKRPIPPDADLDGKIKLLKSVKKEKI